From Rhinoraja longicauda isolate Sanriku21f chromosome 30, sRhiLon1.1, whole genome shotgun sequence, a single genomic window includes:
- the mul1 gene encoding mitochondrial ubiquitin ligase activator of NFKB 1 isoform X1, whose product MALLAVAAAGTVTAAAAGLCYWRLGRACSAARRLQVSPRHRHRPRGEAPKFPLDQDLKSVLLNAPGKCLPYAVVEGLVTPVDETLNSQFVDGCNGVIHRLVLKEHNAVWNRTTHLWNDCEKIIHQRTNTVPFDLVLADGTPNTSVRVMKALESSELNLETVYQKFYPAVQSLPNIVVHYISGERPKGITEMEQMLRAGDAVTGVGELVLDNNLIRLQPSRQGLQYHLCRLDFKSLVQRHESKVRQWKILTLLFGVATCAAICFVLWRRYKRSRLEQEQTRHQDEKMAMKKQRMQELNLEEDEVSDNACAICLIRDWNCVFLPCGHICSCDGCFEALPIPKTCPLCRHLVLKIVLLYTS is encoded by the exons ATGGCGCTGCTGGCGGTGGCGGCGGCCGGGACGGTCACAGCGGCGGCCGCTGGTCTTTGTTACTGGAGGCTGGGGCGGGCCTGCTCCGCCGCCCGCCGTCTGCAGGTCAGCCCCCGGCACCGGCACCGGCCGCGGGGA GAAGCACCAAAATTTCCACTGGATCAAGATCTCAAGTCTGTTCTGCTAAATGCACCGGGGAAATGCCTTCCCTATGCTGTTGTAGAAG GTTTGGTTACCCCTGTCGACGAGACTCTGAACAGCCAGTTTGTGGATGGTTGCAATGGGGTAATACACAGACTGGTTTTAAAAGAGCATAATGCAGTATGGAATCGGACCACACACCTTTG GAATGACTGTGAAAAGATTATTCATCAGAGGACTAACACTGTGCCCTTTGACCTTGTGTTGGCTGATGGCACCCCTAACACCTCAGTGAGGGTGATGAAAGCCTTGGAGTCGTCCGAGCTGAACCTGGAGACTGTGTATCAGAAGTTCTACCCCGCAGTGCAGTCGCTTCCAAACATCGTGGTGCATTATATCAGCGGGGAACGGCCGAAGGGGATCACAGAGATGGAACAAATGCTGAGAGCCGGCGACGCGGTGACTGGGGTCGGCGAACTGGTCTTGGACAATAATCTCATCAGGCTTCAACCTTCAAGGCAAGGGCTGCAGTACCACTTATGCAGGCTCGACTTCAAGTCTCTGGTTCAAAGGCACGAGTCCAAGGTACGGCAGTGGAAAATCCTGACCCTCCTGTTTGGAGTTGCAACCTGTGCTGCCATATGTTTCGTGCTCTGGCGGCGGTACAAACGCAGCAGACTGGAACAGGAACAGACAAGGCATCAAGACGAGAAGATGGCAATGAAGAAACAGCGTATGCAGGAGCTTAACCTGGAGGAGGATGAGGTCTCTGACAATGCTTGTGCCATCTGCCTGATCAGGGACTGGAACTGTGTGTTCCTGCCATGTGGACACATCTGCTCCTGCGACGGTTGTTTTGAGGCCTTGCCCATTCCTAAAACATGCCCCCTTTGTAGGCATCTTGTCTTAAAAATAGTCCTGTTGTACACCAGCTAA
- the mul1 gene encoding mitochondrial ubiquitin ligase activator of NFKB 1 isoform X2, whose protein sequence is MALLAVAAAGTVTAAAAGLCYWRLGRACSAARRLQEAPKFPLDQDLKSVLLNAPGKCLPYAVVEGLVTPVDETLNSQFVDGCNGVIHRLVLKEHNAVWNRTTHLWNDCEKIIHQRTNTVPFDLVLADGTPNTSVRVMKALESSELNLETVYQKFYPAVQSLPNIVVHYISGERPKGITEMEQMLRAGDAVTGVGELVLDNNLIRLQPSRQGLQYHLCRLDFKSLVQRHESKVRQWKILTLLFGVATCAAICFVLWRRYKRSRLEQEQTRHQDEKMAMKKQRMQELNLEEDEVSDNACAICLIRDWNCVFLPCGHICSCDGCFEALPIPKTCPLCRHLVLKIVLLYTS, encoded by the exons ATGGCGCTGCTGGCGGTGGCGGCGGCCGGGACGGTCACAGCGGCGGCCGCTGGTCTTTGTTACTGGAGGCTGGGGCGGGCCTGCTCCGCCGCCCGCCGTCTGCAG GAAGCACCAAAATTTCCACTGGATCAAGATCTCAAGTCTGTTCTGCTAAATGCACCGGGGAAATGCCTTCCCTATGCTGTTGTAGAAG GTTTGGTTACCCCTGTCGACGAGACTCTGAACAGCCAGTTTGTGGATGGTTGCAATGGGGTAATACACAGACTGGTTTTAAAAGAGCATAATGCAGTATGGAATCGGACCACACACCTTTG GAATGACTGTGAAAAGATTATTCATCAGAGGACTAACACTGTGCCCTTTGACCTTGTGTTGGCTGATGGCACCCCTAACACCTCAGTGAGGGTGATGAAAGCCTTGGAGTCGTCCGAGCTGAACCTGGAGACTGTGTATCAGAAGTTCTACCCCGCAGTGCAGTCGCTTCCAAACATCGTGGTGCATTATATCAGCGGGGAACGGCCGAAGGGGATCACAGAGATGGAACAAATGCTGAGAGCCGGCGACGCGGTGACTGGGGTCGGCGAACTGGTCTTGGACAATAATCTCATCAGGCTTCAACCTTCAAGGCAAGGGCTGCAGTACCACTTATGCAGGCTCGACTTCAAGTCTCTGGTTCAAAGGCACGAGTCCAAGGTACGGCAGTGGAAAATCCTGACCCTCCTGTTTGGAGTTGCAACCTGTGCTGCCATATGTTTCGTGCTCTGGCGGCGGTACAAACGCAGCAGACTGGAACAGGAACAGACAAGGCATCAAGACGAGAAGATGGCAATGAAGAAACAGCGTATGCAGGAGCTTAACCTGGAGGAGGATGAGGTCTCTGACAATGCTTGTGCCATCTGCCTGATCAGGGACTGGAACTGTGTGTTCCTGCCATGTGGACACATCTGCTCCTGCGACGGTTGTTTTGAGGCCTTGCCCATTCCTAAAACATGCCCCCTTTGTAGGCATCTTGTCTTAAAAATAGTCCTGTTGTACACCAGCTAA